Proteins from a genomic interval of Paenibacillus sp. FSL R5-0623:
- a CDS encoding glycoside hydrolase family 99-like domain-containing protein, with protein sequence MKVIALHLPQFHRIEENDRWWGDGFTEWTNVKKATPLYSGHHQPKQPFQGKYYDLSDPDVRKWQAETAKLHGIYGFCYYHYWFKGKRLLEKPVNEILNSGEPDFPFCLSWANETWTRKWDGQESDILIAQNYGDREDWEEHFNYLVKVFKDKRYIRVEGKPLFLIYRPASIPQCEEMIQFWRELALKHGLKGIHVVQTIGGFPTFNRQIFDASMEFEPHYTFAHGHMNGIWIEMNIKGQQHIAVNYDKVWSSILERTPHRNGEIVYPGAFVNWDNTPRRGVDGQSTLGSTPEKFGLYLSRQMERARTLYKSEYLFVNAWNEWAEGAYLEPDQNYGYAYLRELKKATQHESNRNKSVGGSSE encoded by the coding sequence TTGAAGGTAATTGCTCTGCATCTGCCCCAATTTCACCGGATTGAGGAGAACGACCGATGGTGGGGGGACGGTTTTACCGAATGGACGAATGTAAAAAAAGCCACGCCTTTATATTCGGGTCATCATCAGCCTAAGCAGCCATTTCAGGGGAAATATTATGATCTTTCCGATCCAGATGTACGAAAATGGCAAGCGGAAACGGCTAAACTGCATGGCATTTATGGATTTTGTTATTATCATTATTGGTTCAAAGGCAAGCGTCTGCTGGAAAAACCGGTTAATGAAATATTGAACAGTGGGGAGCCTGATTTCCCTTTTTGTTTGTCATGGGCCAATGAGACATGGACAAGAAAATGGGACGGTCAGGAATCGGATATTCTCATTGCACAAAACTATGGGGATCGAGAGGATTGGGAAGAACATTTTAATTATCTGGTAAAGGTATTTAAGGACAAACGATATATTCGAGTGGAAGGTAAACCATTATTTCTGATCTATCGGCCAGCCAGCATTCCTCAATGTGAGGAAATGATTCAGTTTTGGCGTGAATTGGCTTTGAAGCATGGCCTGAAAGGGATCCATGTTGTGCAGACCATTGGTGGATTCCCTACATTTAATCGTCAGATCTTTGATGCGAGTATGGAATTTGAACCGCATTATACGTTTGCACATGGACATATGAATGGAATCTGGATCGAAATGAACATCAAGGGACAGCAGCATATTGCTGTGAATTACGACAAGGTATGGTCCTCCATTCTCGAACGAACACCACACCGTAACGGAGAAATTGTCTATCCAGGTGCTTTTGTCAATTGGGATAATACACCGCGGAGAGGCGTTGACGGACAGAGTACGCTTGGGTCCACACCAGAGAAGTTTGGGCTGTATCTATCCAGACAGATGGAACGAGCGAGGACGCTGTACAAAAGTGAATACCTTTTTGTTAACGCCTGGAATGAGTGGGCGGAAGGGGCATATCTTGAGCCGGATCAAAACTATGGTTATGCTTATTTGAGAGAACTCAAGAAAGCAACTCAGCATGAATCGAACAGAAACAAGTCTGTAGGAGGGAGTTCCGAATGA
- a CDS encoding AraC family transcriptional regulator → MNHQTLLTNYLSNLQVELFMVNYNRCDTDWRDLDYTPDYSKFYFICEGEGWLKIGDEEYYPAPNQLILMPEGIKQSYSAINDRPFLKYWCHFSAKVGGINLFQILKFPHICTIDQPELIQAIFSSILTYAKSDEVYAHMMAKSKLTELLSHYLMNLDLDQISFINVPVMEKLSTILAYIDSNIEENISVQDLAQIAYMHPNYFIRFFKQQIGVPPILYITGKKIDKAKELLTCTPNTITAIAEHLGFSDLYYFSRQFKKHTGLTPTEYRKQKTLLTTKHGL, encoded by the coding sequence ATGAATCACCAAACTTTGCTTACGAACTACCTGTCCAATCTCCAAGTCGAATTGTTCATGGTCAACTACAATCGGTGCGATACGGATTGGCGGGACCTGGATTACACGCCCGATTACAGCAAGTTTTATTTCATATGCGAAGGTGAAGGTTGGCTCAAAATTGGGGATGAGGAGTATTATCCTGCGCCTAATCAGCTTATTTTAATGCCAGAGGGGATCAAACAGTCTTATTCTGCCATTAACGACCGTCCTTTTCTCAAATATTGGTGTCACTTTAGCGCGAAGGTTGGGGGAATCAATTTGTTCCAAATTCTGAAATTCCCACACATCTGCACGATAGATCAACCTGAGTTGATTCAAGCAATCTTCAGCAGTATCCTTACATATGCAAAATCCGATGAAGTCTATGCCCATATGATGGCCAAGAGCAAACTGACCGAGTTACTATCCCACTATCTAATGAATCTGGATCTGGATCAGATCTCTTTTATTAACGTTCCTGTCATGGAGAAACTGTCTACCATCCTGGCTTATATTGATTCCAACATCGAAGAGAATATTTCGGTTCAGGATCTGGCTCAGATCGCCTACATGCATCCAAATTATTTCATTCGATTCTTCAAGCAGCAGATCGGAGTTCCTCCGATCCTCTATATTACTGGCAAAAAAATCGACAAAGCCAAGGAACTGTTAACCTGCACCCCGAACACAATAACTGCCATCGCCGAGCATCTCGGTTTCAGTGATTTGTATTACTTCTCCAGGCAGTTCAAAAAACATACAGGGTTAACTCCAACGGAGTACCGCAAACAAAAAACGTTACTTACAACGAAACATGGTCTGTAA